The following proteins are co-located in the Primulina tabacum isolate GXHZ01 chromosome 11, ASM2559414v2, whole genome shotgun sequence genome:
- the LOC142519204 gene encoding uncharacterized protein LOC142519204, giving the protein MKFLFQCPCCSCFCFMKPNKSKPKEKKEEAKVEKGEAKVEKGEAKEKKGEAKAD; this is encoded by the coding sequence ATGAAGTTCTTGTTCCAGTGTCCGTGCTGTTCTTGTTTCTGCTTCATGAAGCCGAACAAAAGCAAGCCGAAGGAGAAGAAAGAAGAAGCCAAGGTAGAGAAAGGAGAAGCCAAGGTAGAGAAAGGAGAAGCCAAGGAGAAGAAAGGAGAAGCCAAGGCAGACTGA